A stretch of the Bacillus sp. FJAT-18017 genome encodes the following:
- the fni gene encoding type 2 isopentenyl-diphosphate Delta-isomerase → MTDEQAKREKRKDEHIRLALSDEPPRASHFDQLFFVHNSLTRTGVKDVDLEVEFPEFKFDTPFYINAMTGGSARSGSINQVLAEVAKATGMAMAVGSQHAGLKNDQLAETYEIVRKVNPKGIVFANVGADVTLDMARKAVEMLDANALQIHLNAPQELVMPEGGRDFTNWLENIEQINSRVGVPVIVKEVGFGMSRETLSFLREMGIMYVDVSGRGGTNFIGIENKRREKQEYVYLENWGQTTPVSLLEAQDFVDSMMVFASGGIRNPLDAVKCLSLGASAVGVASPVLRIVLEEGIERTIEEMKQWQDQVKTICTMLGARNLVELKQCPLVITKEVREWCDARGIDIRRYANRK, encoded by the coding sequence ATGACAGACGAACAAGCAAAGCGAGAAAAGAGAAAAGATGAACACATTAGGCTTGCCCTGTCAGATGAACCCCCTCGGGCTTCGCATTTTGACCAATTGTTTTTTGTTCATAATTCCCTTACACGTACCGGCGTTAAGGATGTGGACTTGGAGGTAGAGTTTCCAGAATTTAAGTTCGATACACCGTTTTACATTAATGCCATGACTGGTGGCAGTGCCCGGTCTGGCTCGATAAACCAGGTGCTTGCAGAAGTAGCTAAAGCAACTGGAATGGCAATGGCTGTCGGTTCCCAGCATGCGGGCTTAAAAAATGACCAATTGGCGGAAACGTATGAAATCGTCCGCAAGGTTAACCCTAAAGGCATTGTTTTTGCTAATGTTGGGGCGGATGTTACGCTTGATATGGCCCGTAAAGCCGTTGAAATGCTCGATGCCAATGCGCTTCAGATTCACTTGAATGCTCCGCAGGAACTTGTTATGCCAGAAGGCGGACGGGATTTTACTAACTGGCTAGAAAATATCGAACAAATCAATTCCCGAGTTGGCGTACCCGTTATCGTTAAAGAAGTCGGGTTCGGAATGAGCCGCGAAACGCTTAGTTTTTTGCGTGAGATGGGTATCATGTATGTGGATGTCAGTGGACGGGGTGGAACTAATTTTATCGGAATCGAAAACAAACGAAGAGAAAAACAGGAGTACGTCTACCTGGAAAATTGGGGACAAACAACACCAGTTTCCTTATTGGAAGCTCAGGACTTTGTCGACAGTATGATGGTATTTGCCTCTGGAGGTATTCGAAATCCCCTGGATGCAGTGAAGTGTTTGTCGCTCGGAGCCAGTGCGGTTGGCGTGGCGAGTCCTGTCCTGAGGATCGTACTGGAAGAAGGAATTGAGCGGACAATTGAAGAAATGAAGCAATGGCAGGATCAAGTCAAAACTATTTGTACGATGCTTGGCGCTCGGAACCTGGTTGAATTGAAACAATGTCCACTCGTGATCACCAAAGAAGTACGTGAATGGTGCGATGCAAGAGGGATTGATATACGGAGATATGCGAATAGGAAATAA
- a CDS encoding SE1561 family protein, with the protein MGKDITDKDTQVIFLKQRLNMFMDLLDAIEPEETDVDDIDRLLEIIDEIELKVREFNNRDI; encoded by the coding sequence TTGGGCAAAGATATAACTGATAAGGATACACAAGTAATTTTCCTTAAGCAGAGGCTGAACATGTTCATGGATTTGCTGGATGCCATCGAACCAGAAGAGACCGATGTTGACGACATCGACCGCCTGCTTGAAATTATTGATGAAATCGAATTGAAAGTACGCGAATTTAATAACCGCGACATATAA